In Nicotiana tabacum cultivar K326 chromosome 10, ASM71507v2, whole genome shotgun sequence, the DNA window TATGCGCTATTATCATTTTCCAGTAAAAAGTGTTATCTGTCTTTGCATGCTATTAATTTCTACATGTCAGTGGTTCATCGTGCTCGAGAAAAAATTGATGTTCGATGTGTTCTAAATAGACAGTGGGGACACACTTGTTTTGGGAATATCGGATCCATATGTTGCATATGCCCGTATACTTGTACTTTATTCCCCTGCCTAAAATGTAGATACTTTGGTGTATTTgcttcaaataatttttcagcTTGAATGGGTACACATAAGGAAGATGTGACAGATGAAGTTTCCTCTGAAAAATTACAGCGGAAACAGGACCTTGACACTGTTACTTACAGATCAGAGTCAAAAGAGAAAGGAATCTGTGAGTCAATGTCAGCTGAAGTTATTTCTGGTGAACTACAGAAGAGAGTGAGCCCCGATGCTTTGGAAAAGTCATCACAAAGTAATCAAGATGAAAATGCACTTTCTACAACATGCCAAGAAGTATCAGGTGAAGTCAAGCCAAAGAAGAGTGTCATTGAAGGGATTGAAAAATTTCAGCAGAAACCGGACCCTGACACTGTCACCAACAGATCAGAGTCAAAAGAGAAAGGAACCTGTGATTCAGTTTCAGCTGAAGTTGTTTCTGATGAACTACTTAAGGGACTGAGCCCCAATTCTTTGGCAAAGGCATCAGAATCTAGTCGAGTCTCTGTTCTACCAAAGAAGGAACCATACATAAAATCTTGTGAATCAGATCCTCCTGTAAAAGACAGAAACGTTTCCTTAGTACCTGGGAAAGCTTCAGATTCTTCACAACATATACAACGTGAGAAAATGGAAGTTGTTGTATCTCAACCTAATCAAGAACAAGTAACTTATTCCACAACGTCTGAGAAAGCTTTGGATAAGTTGCAACCAAGGCGGAACCCTGATACGAGTGCCCAGGCTTTGCCATCTGATCAAGAAATCACTCCTTTCGGAGCACCTGAAAAACCATCCGAAGATGGATATAACTGGCGAAAATATGGTCAGAAACTTGTTAGAGGAAATGAGTTTACTCGGAGTTATTACAAATGCACGTCCCCTAATTGTCTTGCAAAAAAGCAAGTGGAGAGATCACATGATGGGCATATTACCAATATCCACTATATCGCAAAGCATGAACATCCAAAACCTTTAGATAGTCCCCAAATCTCCCCCGAGTTTGTAGTGCCTATGCAATTGAAACAAACAAACATGCCAATGGGAACATCACGGGAAGGTACTTAAGATTGCTGAGTCAATTGTTTTATTCGATCTAGATAAGTATTTAATTTTAATGAGTTACCTAATTAGCTAAAGGTAAGAAATCTATTGTGATTGGTCAAACATGTCAATCTATCGAACAATCGGAGAGCTCGCTTTCAACGGCTATTGTACCAGCTGGTGATAGCGCAACAGATACAGTTTTGAAGCCACATAAATCAGGAGATGAGGCTGATAATAGTGGTGGTCCGGACCCAAAGAGACAGTATGTGATAGCCAAAACCTTATTTATTTGTCTTCAGTTTTCAGGTCTAGACACTCTCTTAGAGTTGATAGTTGTGCAATTGTTTTGCAACAGGAAGAGAGAAGTACCTAGAAGTGATGAGATTCCACCCATTAAGTCTCATAGTGAACCACAGCACATTGTTCAAACAAGGAGTGAAGTGGATATAGTCACTGATGGTTATCGGTGGCGCAAATATGGGCAAAAACTGGTAAAAGGAAATCCAAATCCTAGGTAACTATTTTCTTTGCTTTAAAAACATGTTTGTAAATCTTTGCCCATGCAAAATAGTTTTTTCTTATCACCTCTTAACCTTGAGTTGCTTTCTTGTTATGATTGTTTACAAAGCATTCCTATTCTTCCACCGTAAACCGTGAAAGGAACGGAAGCAATGAATATCGCCTATCAGAATAATTGCTGCCTTCATCTCATGTTGAATGTCCAACTTTCTTTTTTAAGTTGTCCTAAATTAGTCCGAAAATGGCATAACTCTTGC includes these proteins:
- the LOC107782036 gene encoding LOW QUALITY PROTEIN: WRKY transcription factor 1-like (The sequence of the model RefSeq protein was modified relative to this genomic sequence to represent the inferred CDS: inserted 2 bases in 1 codon), translated to MGTHKEDVTDEVSSEKLQRKQDLDTVTYRSESKEKGICESMSAEVISGELQKRVSPDALEKSSQSNQDENALSTTCQEVSGEVKPKKSVIEGIEKFQQKPDPDTVTNRSESKEKGTCDSVSAEVVSDELLKGLSPNSLAKASESSRVSVLPKKEPYIKSCESDPPVKDRNVSLVPGKASDSSQHIQREKMEVVVSQPNQEQVTYSTTSEKALDKLQPRRNPDTSAQALPSDQEITPFGAPEKPSEDGYNWRKYGQKLVRGNEFTRSYYKCTSPNCLAKKQVERSHDGHITNIHYIAKHEHPKPLDSPQISPEFVVPMQLKQTNMPMGTSREAKGKKSIVIGQTCQSIEQSESSLSTAIVPAGDSATDTVLKPHKSGDEADNSGGPDPKRQKREVPRSDEIPPIKSHSEPQHIVQTRSEVDIVTDGYRWRKYGQKLVKGNPNPRSYYRCSSAGCPAKKHVERASHDPKLVVTAYEGQHDHDTPPSRTVMQNAAGADSNNTTRISGXSASESGENKHVGLDRAVHIGAN